One window of Dyadobacter sandarakinus genomic DNA carries:
- a CDS encoding Hsp20/alpha crystallin family protein, which translates to MSTLVKSHFATPAYMNSFFGKDLFSEFNTPAFSGSVPAVNVVENKDGFRIEVAAPGLQKSDFKLNLDKNQLTISAHKEQSEEQQNETYSRREFKYTSFQRTFTLPTSIDGDRIEANYVDGVLSIALPKREEAKEKPAREISVI; encoded by the coding sequence ATGAGCACTTTAGTTAAATCTCACTTTGCAACACCAGCTTACATGAACAGCTTTTTCGGTAAAGATCTGTTCAGCGAGTTCAACACTCCTGCATTTTCTGGCAGCGTACCTGCTGTGAATGTAGTTGAAAACAAAGATGGTTTCCGCATTGAAGTAGCTGCCCCGGGCCTTCAGAAAAGTGATTTCAAGCTTAATCTTGATAAAAATCAGCTGACCATCTCCGCTCATAAAGAACAAAGCGAAGAGCAACAAAATGAAACGTACAGCCGCAGGGAGTTCAAGTACACTTCTTTCCAGAGAACATTCACATTGCCAACATCCATTGACGGTGACAGGATTGAAGCCAACTATGTTGACGGCGTGCTGAGCATTGCCCTACCGAAAAGGGAAGAAGCCAAAGAAAAACCTGCCCGTGAAATTTCGGTAATCTAA
- the kdsA gene encoding 3-deoxy-8-phosphooctulonate synthase, producing the protein MITIPRLKNTDSSMFLLMAGPCAIEGRDMAMRIAETITTLTDKLRIPYIFKGSYRKANRTKIDSFTGIGDEKALKILKEIGDTFQVPTVTDIHESHEAALAAEYVDVLQIPAFLCRQTELIAAAARTGKAVNVKKGQFLSGASMKFAVEKVRDTNPASPVLLTDRGNSFGYGDLVVDFRNIPEMAAFDVPVIMDCTHSLQQPNQSSGVTGGKPRLIETIAKGAIAVGADGLFIETHFNPAEAKSDGANMLPLDQLEDLLKKLVRVREAIL; encoded by the coding sequence ATGATCACAATACCGCGTCTGAAAAACACCGACTCCTCCATGTTTTTGCTCATGGCCGGCCCATGTGCTATTGAGGGCCGTGACATGGCAATGCGCATTGCCGAGACCATCACCACACTCACTGACAAGCTTAGAATCCCATACATTTTTAAAGGCTCCTACCGTAAGGCCAACAGAACCAAAATCGACTCTTTTACAGGAATCGGAGATGAAAAAGCATTGAAAATCCTGAAAGAAATCGGCGACACATTCCAGGTACCCACCGTCACGGACATTCATGAATCGCACGAAGCCGCCCTGGCTGCGGAGTATGTGGATGTTTTGCAAATCCCGGCTTTTCTGTGCCGGCAGACCGAGCTTATTGCAGCGGCAGCACGCACCGGCAAGGCTGTAAATGTTAAAAAAGGCCAGTTTCTTTCGGGTGCTTCCATGAAGTTTGCAGTGGAAAAAGTGAGAGATACCAATCCTGCAAGCCCCGTACTGCTCACCGACCGCGGCAACAGTTTCGGATATGGTGACCTGGTAGTGGACTTCCGAAATATTCCCGAAATGGCAGCATTTGATGTACCCGTAATAATGGATTGTACGCATTCACTTCAGCAGCCAAACCAGTCGTCCGGGGTAACTGGCGGCAAACCCCGCCTGATCGAAACCATCGCAAAAGGAGCGATTGCAGTAGGTGCTGACGGACTTTTTATTGAAACGCATTTTAATCCTGCCGAAGCCAAGTCTGACGGCGCCAATATGCTGCCCCTGGATCAGCTGGAAGATTTGCTTAAAAAACTCGTCCGCGTAAGAGAAGCCATCCTATGA
- a CDS encoding DNA-3-methyladenine glycosylase I, translated as MSYCTYVNSNPSDQADYLLHKYYHDNQYGFPIDDDDELFGRLLLEINQAGLSWTLMLRKQDSFRAAYDNFSIARVAAYDETDRERLLSDPGIVRNRLKVNAAIVNAQKILELQKEYGSFKGWIDAHHPLPKEQWVRLFKKTFKFTGGEIVNEFLMSTGYLPGAHDADCPVYRIIQPA; from the coding sequence ATGTCTTACTGCACCTATGTAAACAGCAATCCTTCTGACCAAGCTGATTATCTGCTGCATAAATATTACCACGATAACCAGTACGGGTTTCCGATCGACGATGATGACGAGCTTTTTGGAAGGTTGCTGCTGGAAATCAATCAGGCTGGCCTGAGCTGGACACTGATGCTGCGAAAGCAGGATAGTTTTCGCGCAGCATATGATAATTTTTCAATCGCCAGAGTGGCTGCCTACGATGAGACCGACAGGGAACGACTACTCTCCGATCCGGGCATTGTGCGCAACCGCCTTAAAGTGAATGCAGCGATTGTAAATGCGCAAAAGATCCTTGAATTGCAGAAGGAATACGGGTCTTTCAAAGGTTGGATTGATGCGCACCATCCATTGCCCAAGGAGCAGTGGGTCAGATTGTTTAAGAAGACTTTTAAGTTTACCGGCGGCGAAATTGTAAATGAGTTTCTGATGAGTACCGGGTACCTGCCGGGAGCGCATGATGCGGATTGCCCGGTGTACCGGATTATTCAACCTGCCTAA
- a CDS encoding DUF5618 family protein — MEAISEARRHIANAKDFLSNNAKKQDGLYQDKKYVKIAGHTAYTGILLVLNALLGEKNKKTPNSVEWYQSELSRVDKTLLAKFTTAYQVLHLDMGYQGTKSAKLASVGLKSAEQIIDWVETRLAKTQLRNQ; from the coding sequence ATGGAGGCTATCAGCGAAGCCAGAAGGCACATTGCCAATGCAAAAGATTTCCTCAGTAACAATGCTAAAAAACAGGACGGTCTTTATCAGGACAAAAAGTATGTCAAGATTGCAGGACATACGGCTTACACCGGTATTCTGTTGGTGTTGAATGCACTTTTAGGCGAGAAAAATAAAAAAACACCTAACAGTGTCGAGTGGTACCAGTCGGAATTGAGCCGTGTCGACAAAACCCTGCTTGCTAAATTTACGACAGCATACCAAGTCCTTCACCTCGATATGGGATATCAGGGTACCAAAAGTGCCAAGTTAGCTTCAGTAGGCCTTAAATCCGCCGAACAAATCATCGACTGGGTGGAAACCCGACTTGCTAAAACGCAGTTAAGGAATCAGTAA
- a CDS encoding PfkB family carbohydrate kinase produces MSLLTVGSVAFDALETPFGKTDKIIGGAATYITLAASYFTKQNNLVAVVGGDFPKEMIDLLEDHGVNTEGLEIVSEGKTFFWSGKYHEDMNTRDTLVTELNVMEHFDPTIPQSYQGTEFLMLGNTVPATQKLVIERMSGRPKLIMLDTMNLWMNIAMDDLKEVLKLVDLITINDEEARQLSGEYSLRKAAKKIMAMGPKTLIIKKGEHGALLFQDERIFFAPALPLEEVFDPTGAGDTFAGGFIGYLASTDDISFENMKRAIIYGSAMASFCVEKFGTERLVNLAKEEIDERVQEFVKLSSFEIN; encoded by the coding sequence ATGAGTCTATTAACCGTAGGATCTGTTGCTTTCGACGCGCTCGAAACCCCGTTTGGAAAAACAGATAAAATTATCGGTGGTGCTGCCACTTACATCACACTAGCTGCATCTTATTTTACCAAACAAAACAATCTTGTAGCGGTAGTAGGCGGTGATTTTCCAAAGGAAATGATTGATCTTCTGGAAGATCACGGCGTAAATACCGAAGGTTTGGAAATCGTAAGCGAGGGTAAGACTTTCTTCTGGTCGGGCAAATACCATGAAGATATGAATACCCGTGACACGCTCGTAACCGAACTGAATGTCATGGAACATTTTGATCCCACTATCCCGCAATCGTACCAGGGAACCGAGTTCCTGATGCTCGGCAATACAGTACCAGCCACGCAAAAGCTGGTCATCGAGCGGATGTCGGGAAGGCCGAAGCTGATCATGCTCGATACGATGAACCTTTGGATGAACATCGCAATGGATGATCTTAAGGAAGTACTGAAACTTGTGGACCTGATCACCATTAATGATGAGGAGGCCCGGCAGCTTTCGGGCGAGTATTCCCTGCGTAAGGCTGCCAAAAAGATCATGGCTATGGGTCCGAAGACGCTTATCATTAAAAAAGGAGAGCATGGCGCGCTGTTGTTCCAGGACGAGCGTATATTCTTTGCCCCTGCACTCCCGCTGGAAGAGGTTTTTGACCCAACAGGAGCAGGCGACACATTTGCGGGCGGCTTTATCGGCTACCTCGCAAGTACCGATGATATTTCGTTTGAAAACATGAAACGCGCTATTATTTATGGCTCAGCTATGGCATCTTTCTGCGTGGAAAAATTCGGTACCGAGCGCCTGGTCAATCTTGCAAAGGAGGAAATTGATGAGCGTGTACAGGAATTTGTAAAGCTGTCGAGCTTTGAAATAAATTAA
- a CDS encoding Do family serine endopeptidase produces MKNNWKSLVLVGLISSASTLAGFKLLGTDEKDVILKEAASEPIARFTSTGAPVGAPGDFVYAAEATTPAVVHIKSTMTRQASRGQQIPDIFRDFFGDEFGGSSRGSQPSEASGSGVIISGDGYIVTNNHVVEGAQELEVTLHNKSKFRAKVIGTDPSTDIAVIKVEAKELPAVTLGNSDAVKVGEWVVAVGNPFNLESTVTAGIISAKGRGLGIIGQSSRRNGMTPTSASAGDSPLESFIQTDAVVNPGNSGGALVNLKGELIGINTAIASPTGSFAGYAFAVPSSIVKKVSSDLIKFGNVQRGYLGIQLDDLDSRKAEEYGVRVNDGVYVREFTENSAAKAGGVAKGDVIVKVDGMDIHSVPELQQAIGLHKPGDKVNLTVNREGKEKELNITLRNRTGGSDIIKRDESAAIMNALGAQFGNLSDAEKQRLSRYKIDGGVKVMSIEGGKFARSQVEEGFIITKVNGKAIRSVKEFQAAIAGKEESMVQFEGLYPDAPYDVYSFGFRL; encoded by the coding sequence ATGAAAAACAATTGGAAAAGTTTAGTGTTGGTTGGGTTAATCTCGAGCGCGTCGACTCTTGCCGGCTTTAAACTGCTTGGAACGGATGAGAAAGATGTGATCTTAAAAGAAGCGGCATCCGAGCCTATCGCACGCTTTACCTCAACCGGCGCTCCTGTGGGTGCTCCGGGTGACTTCGTTTATGCAGCTGAAGCAACTACGCCGGCAGTAGTACACATTAAATCCACGATGACACGCCAGGCTTCCCGCGGGCAGCAGATTCCCGATATTTTCAGGGACTTTTTTGGTGATGAGTTTGGGGGTAGTTCAAGAGGTTCGCAACCATCCGAGGCCTCAGGTTCCGGTGTAATTATTTCTGGTGACGGGTATATTGTTACCAATAATCACGTGGTAGAAGGTGCTCAGGAGCTGGAAGTTACGTTGCATAATAAAAGTAAGTTCCGTGCTAAGGTAATCGGCACCGACCCTTCGACGGATATCGCGGTAATTAAAGTGGAAGCCAAGGAGCTTCCCGCTGTAACATTGGGTAATTCTGACGCGGTGAAGGTAGGTGAATGGGTTGTAGCTGTGGGTAATCCATTTAACCTGGAATCTACAGTGACAGCGGGTATTATCAGTGCAAAAGGTCGAGGATTAGGTATTATCGGACAATCCAGCCGCAGAAATGGGATGACGCCTACTTCTGCTTCCGCAGGAGACTCGCCGCTTGAATCTTTTATTCAGACTGATGCTGTGGTAAACCCCGGTAATAGTGGTGGCGCACTGGTGAATCTGAAAGGCGAGCTGATTGGTATCAATACGGCTATTGCAAGTCCTACCGGCAGCTTTGCAGGATATGCATTTGCAGTTCCTTCCAGCATTGTAAAGAAAGTATCCAGCGATCTGATCAAGTTTGGTAATGTACAGCGCGGCTACCTGGGTATTCAGCTGGATGATCTTGACAGCAGAAAAGCTGAAGAGTATGGTGTGAGGGTGAATGATGGTGTCTATGTACGTGAGTTTACCGAAAACAGCGCAGCCAAAGCCGGAGGAGTTGCCAAAGGTGACGTAATCGTGAAAGTAGATGGAATGGATATTCACTCGGTTCCCGAGCTTCAGCAGGCAATCGGTTTGCACAAGCCTGGCGACAAGGTGAACCTGACTGTTAACCGTGAAGGCAAGGAAAAAGAGCTGAACATTACGCTGAGAAACCGTACCGGAGGCTCCGACATCATTAAACGTGATGAAAGTGCAGCTATTATGAATGCACTTGGCGCACAATTTGGTAACCTGAGCGATGCCGAAAAGCAACGTTTGAGCAGGTACAAAATTGACGGAGGTGTAAAAGTAATGTCAATCGAAGGCGGCAAATTTGCACGCTCGCAGGTAGAAGAAGGATTTATTATCACCAAGGTAAACGGTAAGGCAATCCGCTCGGTAAAAGAGTTTCAGGCAGCCATCGCCGGAAAAGAAGAGTCCATGGTACAGTTTGAAGGACTATATCCTGATGCTCCCTATGACGTTTACTCCTTTGGTTTCCGTCTTTAA
- a CDS encoding phosphatase PAP2 family protein has protein sequence MPPAALAQQDTTLRHIQAADVVPPVSLALAGLITQGRISRALHERVRAEFPNFRTHADDYLLYAPGVVSLGLAASGVKGKHGLKDQIILAIISNLAVQGVTQGMKRIIAYPRPNGEDYRSFPSGHSSTAFTNATLLHEEYGDRSIWYTVGGYGTATTVGALRMLNNKHWLADVLMGAGVGIGATKAIYISYPWVQRQVRRVKNR, from the coding sequence ATGCCACCGGCGGCTCTTGCCCAGCAGGATACCACCCTCAGGCATATCCAGGCTGCTGACGTGGTGCCGCCTGTTTCGCTAGCGCTTGCGGGGCTGATCACACAAGGCAGGATCAGCCGTGCGCTGCACGAGCGGGTAAGGGCAGAGTTTCCTAATTTTCGCACGCATGCAGACGACTACCTGCTGTATGCGCCCGGAGTTGTGAGTCTCGGCCTTGCCGCATCGGGAGTGAAGGGAAAACACGGGCTGAAAGATCAGATCATACTGGCGATTATCTCAAACCTGGCTGTACAGGGTGTAACACAAGGTATGAAACGCATTATAGCCTATCCGCGCCCGAATGGTGAGGACTACCGCTCATTTCCTTCAGGACATAGCAGTACCGCATTTACCAATGCTACCCTGTTACACGAAGAGTATGGCGACCGGAGCATATGGTATACTGTAGGCGGGTACGGAACTGCCACTACGGTAGGTGCCTTACGCATGCTCAACAACAAGCATTGGCTTGCCGATGTGCTGATGGGCGCTGGTGTCGGTATCGGCGCGACCAAGGCGATTTACATCAGCTATCCCTGGGTGCAGCGGCAGGTCAGGCGGGTAAAAAACAGGTGA
- the rnc gene encoding ribonuclease III: MAKRILIPILSLFRTGTAEDKRFKESIAHVIGDRPSNLGVYQLAFRHTSASKETAIKGFRESNERLEYLGDAVLGMIVAEFLFTKYPYKDEGFLTEIRSRIVNRESLNQISRKLGLDRLIEYDGNRRGMSPRSSMYGDALEAFVGAIYLDKGFRFTRTFVINKLITHYDLESIIQNNANFKSMIIEWAQREGKEIRFEILEERGTRHHREFISQILVNDEPFAVGNGFTKKKAEQSASEQACAILELK; this comes from the coding sequence TTGGCAAAGCGAATTCTTATACCGATACTATCTCTTTTTCGGACCGGAACGGCCGAGGATAAGAGATTTAAGGAGTCCATTGCCCACGTGATAGGCGACCGTCCTTCCAATCTGGGGGTGTATCAGCTGGCTTTCAGGCATACATCTGCTTCCAAAGAAACTGCAATTAAAGGCTTTCGTGAATCCAACGAGCGCCTCGAATATCTCGGCGATGCCGTACTGGGCATGATCGTCGCAGAATTTCTTTTTACAAAATACCCCTACAAAGACGAGGGCTTCCTCACCGAAATTCGCTCCCGCATCGTAAACCGCGAGTCGCTCAACCAGATTTCACGCAAGCTTGGTCTTGATCGGCTGATCGAATATGATGGCAACCGCCGCGGAATGTCACCGCGTTCCTCCATGTACGGGGATGCGCTGGAAGCTTTTGTCGGGGCCATTTACCTGGATAAAGGTTTCCGTTTTACCAGGACTTTCGTGATCAACAAGCTGATTACGCATTATGACCTTGAAAGCATTATCCAGAATAATGCCAATTTTAAGAGCATGATCATTGAATGGGCACAACGTGAAGGCAAGGAAATCCGCTTTGAGATTCTTGAAGAGCGTGGTACCCGCCATCATCGCGAATTTATCTCACAGATCCTCGTCAATGATGAGCCCTTTGCGGTTGGTAATGGTTTTACAAAAAAGAAAGCCGAACAATCCGCCTCCGAGCAAGCCTGCGCTATCCTCGAACTTAAATAA
- a CDS encoding acyl carrier protein encodes MSAIAERVKQIIVEKLGVEESEVTPEANFQNDLGADSLDTVELIMEFEKEFNLSIPDDQAENIGTVGQAVAYLEENVK; translated from the coding sequence ATGTCAGCAATTGCAGAAAGAGTTAAGCAAATTATCGTCGAGAAACTCGGCGTAGAAGAGTCGGAGGTTACACCGGAAGCAAACTTCCAGAACGACTTGGGAGCGGACTCTCTAGACACCGTTGAATTGATTATGGAATTCGAAAAAGAATTCAATCTTTCTATCCCTGACGATCAGGCAGAGAACATCGGTACAGTTGGTCAGGCTGTTGCATATCTGGAAGAAAACGTAAAATAA
- a CDS encoding glycerophosphodiester phosphodiesterase family protein — MKLFVTTICLLMLFVDPATLLAQHQSHPALPHSRHKTVVIAHRGNHVNAPENTLASTREAISCGADYVEVDLRTSKDGHLIAMHDGKVDRTTNGTGKVADLTWQELESLQVFNRNKRTHRIPQFRDILALCKGKINIYLDFKEADVAEAWKEIKAAGMEHQIVVYLNKEEQYKKWKEAAPDMPLMTSLPKEVTNKAQLDAFLGHMHIQVLDNMTDPELLKAAHEHGVSVWLDVQSPDEGPASWNEALHKGVQGLQTDKPAEMVTYLKAHVQ; from the coding sequence ATGAAGCTGTTTGTTACAACCATCTGCCTGCTGATGCTATTTGTTGATCCGGCAACTTTGCTGGCACAGCACCAGTCGCATCCGGCTCTGCCGCATTCCAGGCATAAAACGGTGGTGATTGCTCACCGTGGCAATCACGTAAATGCACCCGAGAACACGCTGGCTTCGACCCGGGAAGCGATCAGCTGCGGAGCGGATTATGTGGAAGTTGATTTAAGGACCAGTAAAGACGGGCACTTAATCGCCATGCACGATGGCAAAGTTGACCGCACTACCAATGGTACAGGCAAAGTAGCCGACCTGACCTGGCAGGAGCTGGAAAGTCTTCAGGTTTTTAACCGTAATAAAAGGACCCACCGCATTCCTCAGTTCAGGGACATACTGGCATTGTGTAAAGGAAAGATCAACATTTACCTGGATTTCAAGGAAGCCGATGTAGCCGAAGCCTGGAAGGAGATTAAAGCTGCCGGCATGGAACATCAGATAGTAGTATACCTGAATAAGGAAGAGCAATATAAAAAATGGAAGGAAGCTGCTCCCGACATGCCGCTGATGACCAGCCTGCCCAAAGAGGTAACCAATAAAGCGCAACTGGATGCTTTTCTCGGTCACATGCACATCCAGGTACTTGACAATATGACGGATCCTGAGCTGCTGAAAGCGGCTCACGAACATGGCGTGTCCGTTTGGCTTGACGTGCAAAGTCCGGATGAGGGCCCTGCAAGCTGGAATGAAGCTTTGCACAAAGGAGTACAGGGACTGCAAACCGACAAGCCGGCTGAAATGGTGACGTATCTGAAAGCGCATGTTCAATAA
- a CDS encoding pseudouridine synthase translates to MKKRTTSPKAGNNAQSASGASRSFQKSSGGTGGDRPFKRAKSEVESRFSKPSIKKSSLRFSKTENTGQKARPDFSHEKPESFKPRSFRDREEFTSEGKKPFSKPERPFSKTDKPFSKADRPFSKTDKPFSKSDKPFSKSDKPFSKSDKPFPRTEAPFSKSEKPSFRESGRSKGFGKPERESERPFGFKQKENSGFKKKDDSEPRDHAAPQSGSAEPEADQSGLERRVGRYKSAPGYDLSGYEKRTGKKVKEDPSDIRLNRYIANAGICSRREADDLIASGQISVNGKTVTEMGYKVKLSDVVKYGKRALNPEKMVYILINKPKDYITTTDDPEERRTVLDLIKGACDERVYPVGRLDRNTTGLLLLTNDGELAGKLTHPSTGIGKIYQAELDRPIATEDFEKLQQGVALEDGFIRPDEVGIVTPDAMVVGLEIHSGRNRVVRRIFEHLGYEVKKLDRTVFAGLNKKDLPRGKWRFLTEREVIKLKYML, encoded by the coding sequence ATGAAAAAAAGAACAACCAGCCCCAAAGCGGGCAACAATGCACAATCGGCATCCGGCGCGTCCCGGTCATTCCAGAAATCCAGCGGTGGTACAGGAGGCGATCGCCCTTTCAAGCGGGCCAAGTCCGAGGTAGAAAGCCGGTTCAGCAAACCATCCATCAAAAAATCAAGTCTGCGTTTTTCCAAAACTGAAAATACCGGGCAAAAAGCACGTCCGGATTTCAGTCATGAAAAGCCCGAGTCGTTCAAACCACGATCGTTCCGCGACCGTGAAGAGTTTACTTCCGAAGGCAAGAAGCCATTTTCAAAGCCTGAAAGGCCGTTTTCAAAAACAGATAAGCCTTTTTCAAAAGCAGACAGGCCTTTTTCAAAAACGGATAAACCTTTTTCAAAGTCGGACAAACCTTTCTCAAAGTCAGACAAGCCTTTTTCAAAGTCGGACAAGCCTTTTCCGAGAACCGAGGCGCCTTTCTCGAAATCTGAAAAGCCTTCTTTCCGGGAATCTGGCCGTAGTAAGGGATTTGGCAAACCAGAGCGCGAAAGCGAACGCCCCTTCGGTTTCAAGCAAAAAGAAAACTCAGGTTTTAAAAAAAAAGACGATTCTGAGCCCAGGGATCATGCAGCTCCCCAATCGGGAAGTGCGGAGCCGGAAGCGGACCAAAGCGGACTGGAAAGAAGAGTAGGACGCTACAAATCGGCTCCCGGATATGATCTCTCCGGCTATGAAAAAAGGACCGGCAAAAAGGTGAAGGAAGACCCTTCCGACATCCGCCTGAACCGCTACATTGCTAATGCAGGCATTTGTTCAAGGAGGGAAGCTGATGACCTTATTGCTTCGGGGCAAATTTCGGTAAATGGTAAAACTGTGACCGAAATGGGCTACAAAGTAAAGCTGAGCGATGTTGTCAAATATGGCAAACGTGCGCTGAACCCCGAAAAAATGGTGTATATCCTGATTAATAAACCGAAGGATTACATTACGACTACAGATGATCCGGAAGAACGCAGAACCGTACTCGACCTGATCAAAGGAGCTTGCGACGAACGTGTTTACCCGGTTGGCCGCCTCGACCGCAATACCACGGGTCTGCTGCTGCTGACCAATGATGGCGAACTCGCCGGAAAGCTGACGCATCCATCAACTGGCATTGGCAAAATTTACCAGGCGGAGCTTGACCGACCAATTGCAACAGAGGATTTTGAAAAATTACAGCAGGGTGTGGCGCTGGAAGACGGTTTCATTCGTCCTGACGAAGTAGGTATTGTTACTCCGGATGCGATGGTCGTAGGACTTGAAATTCATAGTGGACGTAACCGGGTGGTACGCCGCATCTTCGAACATTTAGGCTATGAGGTGAAAAAGCTGGACCGTACTGTATTTGCAGGCCTCAATAAGAAGGACCTGCCAAGAGGTAAATGGCGGTTTTTGACAGAGAGGGAAGTTATTAAGCTTAAATATATGCTGTAA
- the fabF gene encoding beta-ketoacyl-ACP synthase II, which translates to MSFKRVVITGLGALTPIGNDVSTFWKNLVEGVSGAAPITHFDAEKFRTRFACEVKGLDIQNYIPRQEARKMDPFVQYAVIAADEAMKDAGFGEQKPDLDKAGVIWGSGIGGLKSFEEEVMNFATNGNTPRFNPFFIPKMIVDSASGVLSIRYGFRGPNFITVSACASATNALIDAFNYIRLGMMDVCISGGSEAAVTVAGVGGFNALKALSERNDSPETASRPYDKDRDGFVLGEGSVAIILEELEHAKARGAKIYAEMIGAGLSSDAYHITAPHPEGLGAFMVMKNAVENAGLAPEDIDYINTHGTSTPIGDPQEVKAIEKYFGEHSYSMNISSTKSMTGHLLGGAGALESAACILAICDQVVPPTINHFTDDPDINPRLNLTFNKAQERKVNVALSNTFGFGGHNASVIFKKYEG; encoded by the coding sequence ATGAGTTTTAAGAGAGTTGTAATTACAGGACTGGGTGCCTTAACACCCATTGGAAACGACGTTTCCACCTTTTGGAAGAATTTGGTTGAAGGGGTAAGTGGCGCAGCACCGATCACGCATTTTGATGCTGAGAAATTTCGGACCCGTTTTGCCTGTGAAGTAAAAGGCCTGGACATTCAAAATTACATCCCTCGTCAGGAAGCCCGTAAAATGGATCCTTTCGTCCAATATGCCGTAATTGCTGCCGATGAGGCAATGAAGGACGCCGGCTTTGGCGAGCAAAAACCAGATCTCGACAAAGCCGGTGTAATCTGGGGCTCAGGAATTGGTGGTCTTAAGTCATTCGAGGAAGAAGTAATGAACTTTGCTACCAATGGAAATACGCCCAGGTTCAATCCATTCTTTATTCCTAAAATGATTGTGGACAGTGCCTCAGGGGTACTTTCCATCCGCTACGGTTTCCGCGGACCTAACTTTATTACCGTTTCAGCTTGTGCATCGGCAACCAATGCACTGATTGATGCTTTCAACTACATTCGTCTGGGTATGATGGACGTATGTATTTCGGGAGGTTCAGAGGCTGCGGTAACTGTGGCAGGTGTGGGGGGATTTAATGCTTTAAAGGCGCTTTCAGAGCGTAATGACTCTCCTGAGACGGCCTCCCGCCCTTATGACAAAGACCGTGATGGATTTGTCCTCGGAGAAGGTAGTGTGGCCATCATTCTGGAAGAGCTGGAGCATGCCAAGGCGCGTGGCGCGAAAATCTATGCCGAGATGATCGGAGCAGGTCTTTCCTCGGACGCATACCATATTACTGCCCCGCATCCGGAAGGATTGGGCGCTTTCATGGTTATGAAAAATGCCGTGGAAAATGCCGGACTGGCACCAGAGGATATCGACTACATCAACACCCACGGGACATCTACTCCAATTGGTGATCCTCAGGAGGTCAAAGCAATTGAAAAGTATTTTGGGGAGCATTCCTATAGCATGAATATCAGCTCCACCAAGTCCATGACCGGACACCTGCTGGGTGGAGCCGGTGCATTGGAATCTGCTGCGTGCATCCTTGCTATCTGCGACCAGGTGGTTCCGCCAACCATCAACCATTTCACAGACGATCCGGACATTAATCCCAGACTGAACCTGACCTTCAACAAAGCCCAGGAGCGCAAAGTCAATGTTGCACTGAGCAATACTTTTGGTTTTGGAGGTCATAATGCATCAGTTATTTTCAAAAAATATGAGGGCTGA